The following are encoded in a window of Halosolutus halophilus genomic DNA:
- a CDS encoding ABC transporter permease translates to MNERIRFDASDAVYPASALCVGVALWWLITLVTDVPPFVLPPPDAVVARLVDNPRLYLANAWHTLEKIVYGGSVGIASGITLAVFVTYVPWFRRAVYPYLVTIRVLPKLAIAPLLLIYLGTGTATAIVFVALVTFFPLVLSTAAGLERAPPAYHELLQSVNAGPLERILYVDVPYAIPDLFAGLKQSVTLAVVGAVVAEWVVSDSGLGFLILLGSETVRPDVMLAALLILLLEGLALYGAVVLAQRGVYDRLNLDVEAGRPD, encoded by the coding sequence ATGAACGAACGAATCCGTTTCGACGCGTCCGACGCGGTGTATCCGGCGAGCGCGCTCTGCGTCGGCGTCGCACTCTGGTGGCTGATCACGCTGGTGACCGACGTTCCGCCGTTCGTGCTCCCGCCACCCGACGCCGTCGTCGCGCGGCTGGTCGACAATCCACGGCTATACCTCGCCAACGCCTGGCACACCCTCGAGAAGATCGTCTACGGTGGATCCGTCGGGATCGCATCCGGAATCACCCTCGCGGTTTTCGTCACATACGTCCCGTGGTTCCGCCGGGCCGTGTACCCGTACCTCGTCACCATTCGGGTGCTACCAAAACTCGCGATCGCGCCGCTGTTGCTCATCTACTTGGGGACGGGAACCGCGACCGCGATCGTCTTCGTCGCACTCGTCACGTTTTTTCCGCTCGTGTTGAGTACGGCAGCGGGGCTCGAACGCGCGCCGCCGGCATATCACGAACTGTTGCAATCGGTGAACGCGGGACCGCTCGAGCGGATCCTGTACGTCGACGTTCCGTATGCGATCCCCGACTTATTCGCGGGACTCAAGCAGTCAGTGACCCTCGCCGTCGTCGGCGCGGTCGTTGCGGAGTGGGTCGTCTCGGACAGCGGACTGGGATTTCTCATCCTTCTGGGGTCGGAGACCGTTCGACCGGACGTGATGCTCGCCGCCCTGCTCATCCTGTTACTCGAGGGACTCGCGCTGTACGGGGCGGTCGTCCTGGCTCAACGCGGCGTGTACGATCGGCTCAACCTGGACGTGGAGGCCGGCAGACCTGACTGA